A window from Leptothermofonsia sichuanensis E412 encodes these proteins:
- a CDS encoding phosphoribosyltransferase, with product MTDLYVSWSEYHQKIEQLAIKIYQSGWCFNQIVCLAKGGLRVGDILARIYDVPLAILATSSYGGPGNQVRGSITFARDLTMTTANLGSHVLLVDDLVDSGVTLKKSIVWLDRKYGFYIEEVRTAVLWYKDCSVITPDYYVDYLPHNPWIHQPFEPYEQMSPADLASSLSSTTTF from the coding sequence ATGACAGACCTCTATGTTTCCTGGTCCGAGTACCACCAAAAAATTGAGCAGCTTGCCATCAAAATTTATCAATCAGGCTGGTGCTTCAACCAGATTGTTTGTCTGGCGAAGGGTGGGTTGAGAGTTGGTGATATTCTGGCTCGCATTTATGACGTACCCCTGGCTATCCTGGCGACCTCATCCTATGGAGGACCCGGAAATCAGGTGCGGGGTTCCATCACCTTTGCCAGAGACTTAACGATGACGACCGCTAATCTGGGCAGCCATGTCTTGCTGGTTGATGATCTGGTGGATTCAGGGGTGACATTGAAGAAATCGATCGTCTGGCTTGATCGCAAGTATGGTTTCTATATCGAAGAAGTGCGGACGGCGGTTCTCTGGTACAAGGACTGCTCCGTTATTACACCAGACTATTACGTAGATTATTTACCCCATAATCCGTGGATTCACCAACCGTTTGAACCCTATGAGCAGATGAGTCCTGCGGATCTGGCATCTTCATTGTCATCTACGACAACCTTCTAG
- a CDS encoding AEC family transporter, with protein sequence MSHSNLLAVYIPLISLTMVGWGLGRLLPKPTPAYLGKFLFWIGVPISIIAFLRHTQPSWSLWVAPVTAWVAVLLGVGLAWGITHWQNGHQNWSSGTQGSFLLSVIVGNTGYLGFPISLALVGPQYFSWALFYDLLGSTPAAYGLGVALASRFSAGEMQRLGQSARAIAQNPALWSFMIGLAGRDLPLPDPVETSLRGIAWGIVSLSLVLVGMRLSQISSLRSVRLAAVSIGIKMVLVPLVLGTLLWVLGITGMIHRAILLQMAMPPAFATLVIAETYGLDQELSVTALAAGSLGLLMTLPLWLWLFGS encoded by the coding sequence ATGTCCCACTCAAATCTCCTGGCTGTTTACATCCCGCTCATCAGTCTGACAATGGTGGGCTGGGGGCTTGGTCGGCTGTTGCCCAAACCGACCCCCGCCTATCTGGGAAAATTTTTGTTCTGGATTGGTGTACCCATCAGCATCATTGCATTTTTGCGCCACACTCAACCATCCTGGTCCCTCTGGGTTGCCCCCGTCACGGCCTGGGTTGCTGTTCTGTTGGGGGTGGGGTTGGCCTGGGGAATTACCCACTGGCAAAACGGTCACCAAAACTGGAGTTCAGGCACCCAGGGTAGCTTTTTGTTGTCCGTCATAGTTGGTAACACTGGCTATCTTGGATTTCCGATTTCCCTGGCGCTGGTTGGTCCCCAATACTTTAGCTGGGCGCTGTTTTATGATCTGCTGGGGTCAACCCCTGCCGCCTATGGCTTGGGAGTTGCTCTGGCATCTCGCTTCAGTGCAGGAGAAATGCAGCGGTTGGGCCAGTCGGCCAGGGCGATCGCTCAAAATCCAGCCCTCTGGAGTTTTATGATCGGACTGGCGGGGCGGGATCTGCCCCTCCCCGATCCAGTTGAAACCAGCTTACGGGGTATTGCCTGGGGCATTGTATCCCTATCACTCGTGCTGGTGGGTATGAGATTGAGTCAAATCTCTTCGCTGAGAAGCGTCAGGCTTGCGGCGGTTAGTATCGGCATCAAAATGGTGCTGGTGCCGCTGGTGTTGGGAACTTTACTCTGGGTGCTGGGAATTACTGGGATGATCCACCGGGCTATTCTCCTGCAAATGGCAATGCCCCCTGCCTTTGCCACCCTCGTCATTGCCGAAACCTATGGGCTGGATCAGGAACTATCCGTAACCGCTTTAGCCGCAGGTTCGCTGGGATTACTGATGACCTTACCCCTATGGCTCTGGTTATTTGGTAGTTAA
- a CDS encoding M15 family metallopeptidase, which yields MDNTSTSEQAPIVSSPPPTDDIPVALRVTPQETSKSSMNTVVVAGSLSALAIVALVSGVLFSFRMQQVQDAAIATASPAPVEPAPAPSASPATDVLLGHFAYAEAPRSELVAITDDGSIKLRKSAAKAYREMAAAALRDGVVLVPISGFRTTADQKHLYFDVKAERGQDAQERAKVSAPPGYSEHHTGYALDIGDGNVPATNLSVNFEKTEAFRWLQANAAYYSFEMSFPKGNKQGVSYEPWHWRFAGDINSLKTFYKAREDQKPSASSEP from the coding sequence TTGGATAACACGAGTACTTCAGAACAAGCACCAATAGTGTCATCACCTCCACCAACGGACGATATTCCGGTTGCTCTGCGGGTCACTCCTCAGGAAACGTCCAAGTCCTCGATGAACACGGTGGTGGTTGCGGGCAGTCTCTCTGCATTGGCTATTGTTGCCCTGGTTTCTGGGGTGTTGTTTTCCTTCAGAATGCAGCAGGTCCAGGATGCGGCGATCGCCACTGCCAGCCCCGCCCCAGTAGAGCCAGCCCCTGCTCCCAGTGCTTCACCAGCTACCGATGTGCTCTTAGGCCATTTTGCTTACGCAGAGGCACCCCGGTCTGAACTGGTGGCGATTACAGATGACGGCAGCATTAAGCTGCGAAAGTCTGCTGCCAAAGCCTATCGGGAAATGGCCGCCGCTGCTTTACGGGATGGAGTTGTTCTTGTCCCCATTTCGGGGTTTCGCACCACAGCCGATCAAAAACATCTCTATTTCGATGTCAAGGCTGAACGAGGACAGGATGCTCAGGAGCGGGCAAAAGTCAGTGCTCCCCCTGGATACAGTGAGCACCATACAGGCTATGCCCTTGACATTGGGGATGGTAATGTTCCAGCTACCAATCTCAGTGTCAACTTTGAGAAAACAGAGGCATTTCGGTGGCTCCAGGCAAATGCGGCTTATTACAGTTTTGAAATGTCCTTTCCCAAAGGCAACAAGCAGGGAGTCAGTTACGAACCCTGGCACTGGCGGTTTGCAGGCGATATCAACAGTCTGAAAACTTTCTACAAGGCACGCGAAGATCAGAAACCGTCCGCCAGTAGCGAACCGTAA
- the purU gene encoding formyltetrahydrofolate deformylase, whose protein sequence is MSSARRYILSLSCPDRVGIVAAVSGFVASHNGWIVEAQHHADQPAKSFFMRQEILADSLPFGIEEFRRQFAPIAHQFQMDWQVTDSAQKKRVVILVSKPEHCLYDLLARWQSGELDMEIPCVISNHEVFRKFVEWHDIPYYHIPVTPETKLAAYDKVMSIFEDRGGDVMVLARYMQVLSPEMCDRYPKRIINIHHSFLPSFVGARPYHQAYERGVKLIGATCHYVTAELDAGPIIEQDVIRIDHSDSVEDIVRYGKDIEKTVLARGLRYHIEDRVLVYGNKTVVFR, encoded by the coding sequence ATGTCTTCTGCCAGGCGATATATCCTGAGTCTCTCCTGTCCTGATCGGGTTGGGATTGTGGCGGCAGTCAGTGGTTTCGTTGCCAGCCACAATGGTTGGATTGTGGAAGCCCAGCACCATGCCGATCAGCCAGCCAAAAGCTTTTTTATGCGACAAGAGATTCTGGCTGATTCACTTCCCTTTGGGATTGAGGAATTCCGGCGACAGTTTGCTCCCATTGCCCATCAGTTTCAGATGGATTGGCAGGTAACAGACTCTGCTCAAAAAAAGCGTGTTGTGATTTTAGTCTCTAAACCAGAGCATTGCCTCTACGATTTGCTGGCACGCTGGCAGAGTGGAGAACTGGATATGGAAATTCCTTGCGTGATTTCCAACCACGAAGTCTTTCGTAAATTTGTGGAGTGGCATGACATTCCCTACTATCACATCCCCGTGACGCCAGAAACCAAACTGGCAGCCTATGACAAGGTGATGTCTATCTTTGAGGACAGGGGTGGAGATGTGATGGTGTTAGCCCGCTACATGCAAGTTTTATCGCCGGAAATGTGCGATCGCTATCCCAAACGCATTATCAACATCCACCATTCATTCTTACCGTCATTTGTTGGTGCCAGGCCCTATCATCAGGCCTATGAGCGGGGCGTTAAGTTGATTGGTGCCACCTGTCACTATGTCACCGCTGAACTGGATGCAGGTCCCATCATTGAGCAGGATGTGATTCGGATTGATCATTCTGATTCGGTGGAGGATATCGTCCGTTACGGAAAGGATATCGAAAAGACTGTGCTGGCAAGAGGCTTGCGCTATCACATTGAGGATAGGGTGCTGGTGTATGGCAACAAGACAGTGGTGTTTCGGTAG
- a CDS encoding ArsR/SmtB family transcription factor has protein sequence MPFKPSHFKADLFKVLSNPVRIQILDALRVGERSVNEIAEWLEIEPSSISQQLAVLRSRNLVISRKQGNFVFYSIRDPAIFKILDAALEVFNNHLVDVRDALEKLE, from the coding sequence ATGCCTTTCAAACCTAGCCACTTTAAAGCGGATCTGTTTAAGGTGTTGTCTAATCCGGTGCGGATTCAAATTCTAGATGCGCTGCGGGTAGGAGAACGCAGTGTGAATGAGATTGCAGAGTGGTTGGAAATCGAACCGTCATCAATTTCTCAGCAGTTAGCTGTATTGCGTAGCCGGAATCTAGTTATAAGTCGCAAGCAAGGTAATTTTGTGTTCTACTCTATTCGTGATCCTGCCATTTTTAAGATTCTGGATGCCGCTTTAGAAGTATTTAATAACCATTTAGTCGATGTTCGGGATGCTCTGGAAAAGTTGGAATAA
- a CDS encoding response regulator yields the protein MKKILIVEDNEGIRKFISDFLRWRSFNVIEAKDGLEGWQLAIAQNPDLILSDIDMPRLSGYELLEKLQQDFNLAMIPVILMSGTVTADARNHALQLGAADFLSKPALPDTILGTLSKYLRSRNVLEIQPVPCIYEQHSVNLTEKLSR from the coding sequence ATGAAGAAAATCCTGATAGTTGAGGACAACGAAGGTATCCGTAAGTTTATCTCTGATTTTCTGCGGTGGCGAAGTTTCAATGTAATTGAAGCAAAAGATGGACTTGAGGGCTGGCAACTGGCGATCGCACAGAACCCTGATCTCATCCTTTCTGATATTGATATGCCCCGATTGAGTGGCTATGAGTTACTCGAAAAACTTCAGCAAGATTTTAATTTGGCAATGATTCCAGTTATCCTCATGTCTGGCACAGTAACAGCCGATGCTCGAAACCATGCACTCCAGTTAGGAGCTGCTGACTTTCTGAGTAAGCCAGCTCTGCCAGATACGATTCTGGGAACACTTTCAAAGTATTTGAGAAGTAGAAATGTACTTGAAATTCAGCCTGTTCCTTGTATATATGAACAGCACAGTGTTAATTTAACTGAAAAACTCTCAAGATAA
- a CDS encoding ComEC/Rec2 family competence protein: MLDIKIFDVDHGFCAAVSTSDHHTILIDFGYGTRSGFNPSHHLLKQQCTSLDCLIIPAYGKEHLAGLSNFLRQTLIDGLAVHFLVANPSLNADQFHELDLANQRFSNVLTTDRNSRCPQISQTMKIHGIDFSFFWNNYPDFQDAHNLSLVTFVSYRDIKIIFPSDLEIAGWRSLLKDGDFCNRLRHVNIFVAANHGREESYCPEVFDYCKPEIVIISNELNQPTSPNMLDQYLNHARGCSDSICDRKLLTTRDHGTIIISKYLDRLRQVQVQQKTYQH; the protein is encoded by the coding sequence ATGTTAGACATCAAGATTTTTGACGTTGATCATGGGTTCTGTGCTGCAGTTAGTACAAGCGATCATCACACGATTTTGATAGATTTCGGTTATGGTACACGTAGTGGCTTTAACCCTTCTCACCACCTGTTGAAGCAACAATGTACCTCCCTGGATTGTTTGATTATTCCTGCTTACGGAAAAGAACATTTAGCGGGTCTCTCTAATTTTCTCAGACAAACGTTGATAGATGGCTTAGCTGTTCATTTCTTAGTCGCTAATCCATCATTAAATGCTGATCAGTTTCATGAATTGGATCTGGCGAATCAACGGTTTAGTAATGTGCTCACAACCGATCGCAATTCACGCTGCCCTCAAATCAGTCAGACCATGAAAATTCACGGGATTGATTTTTCCTTTTTCTGGAACAATTACCCAGACTTCCAGGATGCCCACAATCTTAGTCTGGTTACGTTTGTATCTTATCGAGATATTAAAATCATTTTTCCCAGCGATCTGGAAATAGCGGGGTGGCGGTCACTGCTCAAGGATGGAGATTTTTGCAATCGACTGCGACACGTCAACATATTTGTTGCCGCTAATCATGGGCGAGAAGAAAGCTATTGTCCAGAAGTATTTGATTATTGTAAACCCGAAATTGTGATTATTTCTAATGAACTGAACCAGCCAACTTCACCAAACATGTTGGATCAATATCTGAACCATGCCAGGGGTTGCTCAGACAGTATCTGCGATCGCAAACTGCTGACTACCCGCGATCATGGAACCATCATTATTTCAAAATACCTGGATCGACTGCGGCAGGTACAAGTTCAGCAAAAGACTTATCAGCACTAG
- a CDS encoding ComEC/Rec2 family competence protein has translation MHIIFPSDLKIEGWRNLLKNTEFCDRLRQVNLLVASNHGQEDGYCPEVFNYCKPDLVIISNHLHRRLPLAAIRQYEYHAHGIETDLGRQKVLTTRDAGTITIQTIPNNPIEISTQQSKRNQLQQAEVYQT, from the coding sequence ATGCATATTATTTTCCCCAGTGATTTGAAAATAGAAGGTTGGCGAAATTTGTTGAAAAATACTGAATTTTGCGATCGCCTTCGTCAAGTTAACTTATTGGTTGCTTCGAATCATGGACAAGAAGATGGGTATTGTCCAGAGGTTTTTAACTATTGCAAACCAGATCTGGTGATTATTTCCAATCATCTTCACAGAAGGCTTCCTCTTGCCGCAATTCGTCAATACGAATATCATGCCCATGGAATCGAAACAGATCTGGGTAGACAAAAAGTATTGACAACTCGTGATGCTGGAACAATTACCATCCAAACAATTCCAAACAATCCTATAGAAATAAGTACTCAACAGTCTAAAAGGAATCAGCTACAACAGGCTGAAGTCTATCAAACATAA
- a CDS encoding ComEC/Rec2 family competence protein, which yields MVKIKLFDVDHGFCAAIELNEHHIMLLGCGYSFRTGFRPARYLLNHPSRHIDYLVIPAYTKGHLTGFSDLSSHVSEYYFSIDCLIANPSINAANLPELMIRNPGTGSTLKRLSNVLRQQRKIN from the coding sequence ATGGTAAAGATTAAGCTTTTTGATGTAGATCATGGATTCTGCGCTGCGATTGAACTAAATGAGCATCACATAATGCTGCTTGGCTGCGGCTACAGCTTTCGTACTGGGTTTCGTCCTGCCAGATACTTGCTCAATCATCCCTCCCGGCATATCGATTATCTTGTTATACCTGCTTACACTAAAGGACATTTAACCGGATTTTCTGATCTTAGTAGTCATGTTTCTGAGTATTACTTTTCAATCGACTGCTTGATTGCAAATCCATCCATCAATGCTGCTAACTTACCTGAACTGATGATTCGCAATCCTGGTACAGGTTCGACTCTAAAACGACTGAGTAACGTGCTCCGCCAACAACGAAAGATCAATTAG
- a CDS encoding SulP family inorganic anion transporter, with amino-acid sequence MSVVHHFSSKLRTWTGRMVAYWQGDVAGGLTAAVVALPLALAFAVASGVDPKAGLYTAIVAGIVAAVFGGSPVQITGPTGAMAVILVGIVARYGIEKVWIAGVMAGIIQVALGVAKLGRLVKFIPYPVTAGFTNGIAVIIFCGQLNNFLGLQLPRSEHFLPGLWQTITHLEGVNWAAVGLAAVVIVTKLFWSRITTAIPASLVGLVLATTIASVLRLNIPTIGSIPQSLPSFQTIPHWNDFGLIRDLINPALALAALGSIESLLSAVVADGLTVSEKHNSDRELIGQGLANIVVPFFGGIPATGAIARTAVNVRAGGKTRLSGVIHGVALAIIVLVLAPLAAQVPLAALAGILMVTSVRMIEWEAIGLLARATYSDFAVMLLTWMVTIFFDLVLAVEVGLIAAGALFIKRMSDLSLGKVPETEVFPPGVPLELSKQIAVYRVDGPVFFGAAERFVTFLRDEPEVKYLILRMRFVPNMDTTGLVALEDIYHDLKRHDCRLLLSGLQPEVEKLLERSGFLDKIGRENCFETTDAAICALNPDLAACQTELTLNTRSEELVA; translated from the coding sequence ATGAGTGTAGTACACCATTTCAGTAGCAAACTGCGAACCTGGACAGGTCGTATGGTCGCTTACTGGCAGGGCGACGTAGCAGGAGGATTAACCGCGGCTGTGGTAGCCTTGCCCCTTGCGCTGGCGTTTGCGGTCGCAAGTGGGGTAGATCCAAAAGCAGGACTTTATACAGCGATTGTTGCAGGAATTGTCGCGGCTGTTTTTGGCGGATCTCCAGTTCAGATTACGGGTCCTACCGGAGCAATGGCGGTTATTCTGGTAGGAATTGTTGCCAGGTACGGGATTGAGAAGGTATGGATTGCTGGGGTGATGGCAGGCATCATCCAGGTGGCTCTGGGAGTTGCCAAACTCGGAAGATTGGTTAAGTTCATTCCCTATCCGGTCACCGCAGGCTTTACCAATGGGATTGCTGTAATCATTTTTTGCGGACAATTAAATAACTTCTTAGGCCTGCAATTACCTCGTAGCGAACATTTTCTGCCTGGATTGTGGCAAACAATAACCCATCTGGAGGGGGTGAATTGGGCGGCTGTTGGATTGGCAGCCGTGGTGATTGTGACTAAATTGTTTTGGTCACGAATTACAACCGCAATACCTGCTTCACTCGTTGGGTTGGTGCTGGCAACAACGATCGCATCTGTCTTACGCCTTAACATTCCCACCATCGGCTCAATCCCGCAATCGCTGCCGAGTTTTCAGACAATTCCTCATTGGAATGATTTTGGACTAATTCGGGATTTAATCAATCCTGCGTTAGCGCTGGCAGCATTGGGTAGTATTGAATCACTGCTCTCGGCAGTCGTGGCAGATGGCCTGACCGTGAGTGAAAAGCATAACAGCGATCGCGAATTGATTGGTCAGGGTTTGGCAAATATCGTTGTTCCCTTTTTTGGCGGCATTCCGGCAACAGGGGCGATCGCTCGCACGGCGGTTAACGTACGAGCAGGCGGCAAAACCCGACTCTCCGGAGTAATTCATGGAGTAGCGCTTGCCATCATTGTTCTCGTTTTAGCCCCATTAGCTGCTCAAGTGCCCCTGGCAGCCCTGGCAGGCATTCTAATGGTGACGAGCGTGCGAATGATTGAGTGGGAAGCGATCGGGTTACTGGCGCGGGCAACCTATTCTGATTTTGCAGTCATGCTCCTTACCTGGATGGTGACCATCTTCTTTGACCTGGTGCTGGCAGTGGAAGTTGGATTGATTGCGGCAGGGGCGTTGTTTATCAAACGCATGAGTGATCTGAGTTTGGGCAAGGTTCCTGAAACAGAGGTTTTTCCACCCGGTGTGCCGTTGGAGTTGAGTAAGCAGATTGCCGTTTACCGGGTTGATGGTCCCGTATTTTTTGGAGCGGCTGAACGGTTTGTAACATTCCTGCGCGATGAACCAGAAGTGAAGTATCTGATTTTGCGGATGCGATTTGTGCCCAACATGGATACGACCGGACTGGTTGCTTTGGAAGATATCTACCATGACCTGAAACGGCATGATTGTCGCTTACTGCTCAGTGGGTTGCAACCTGAAGTTGAAAAGTTACTGGAACGCA